One Onthophagus taurus isolate NC chromosome 11, IU_Otau_3.0, whole genome shotgun sequence genomic window carries:
- the LOC111424186 gene encoding uncharacterized protein: MKLSADLFRRDKLKYIDDDTTTAVEQICYKPLEVKPWLVIFQLQSEPVWYITLSIITYIMVLDCLFSAINFQCTNRSRELYMIIDAVYVVDLMLAAVVKFAKRLKLTQSEITRRPSFVVICDIYSLIPQELLYSGNENYLCVMRVNRAFRFVRLGYMLYKSYNHISRHILMYIVDYSLLFTLLGFIRFCVYCTMACGGEICVKSACDAKNFLRGLISSMQHINERRVENQLYYTLVWAVYILCTVSLGFFFRGLFTVHLIRRGTHQHIYMYRHKLVRLRNKLFNIPEYIRNSAEKGFKIYWEQCRGYSRSKNIFIILSPVMFSEILMDISWPAFKHSKLFRSMNLPFLREVSLYMEQIYLLPGEIIYRKGELKQKMIYVVSGTISILSEEDGETPIISFTSGTVIGETSLFLSSKSTNFVQCQTFCQLHILEQQKLSRISSKFPYEYKSMKSAIYDRFNYAIESNKIVAGVKNSLDLNKRNIDFHTTFWLKNILHCLLSTSAEAAARHDFQNIHLMREFKEDDLRNLLFCANNLDMLVIAERMNKTQDTNFARLKFPYILHESSFILKLWELFIVIWTLVFSFAIPYMVFASDFLPTWYYPLILFGTFVFMVDIYIQISTTIKTPSGVMNTLKKITTVRFQSFGFWLDIFSCLPFEVFNPIAVEELTSKSVSMMHLNRVLKIWRIARLFSAWMNSCTANHVVVIYCQYTWIFSYVTFSLFMYLKHTNPDSDLLHLIYISAQWARGLEFTLTGYVKNNTIYTLIQEYVGLTILSFYGSISYIHVIKHFNVLRVQEISAGLIAMVKRSNLKAYSPRIINYLLVQWHSNRCYHLYNANTQPVYFSKTTLAETIDTMYGDQVRKISFFQYLSDNSIYNSCDIMTVLIFAPNEIITYYGGITSYNYIVINGIVEMINSQGEQIKIIKDVFACNLIEVMLQMPNAHTFRAITHCIVLRFDRTKFFRKLLYCKEDFVNVKTTLKASTDIKIALIDMTKDAPSEIEEKEHEKKNFFVYPLMMEKDSFQEYDFFIHYDRLYPFEFLRYFFLRLTIIPDGTFLYVWQWIRSVFVLLTTICYFVPVIIVEYAWILNVLDVLALIDIYIRLHVCFYDKNGLLITHPLQTARNYAKSGLLVDIFSIIPFRYMFTVKRDWGLMLVNINHFLQLHIYLQQMKYIRTDIVKPVSKWYSLFYVPFILVLCNGMGMLIFTLECTISEDSNENNGIYVGYTCIKDSILENSPSLKPISLTRAHLYYVYISTVLMTNVSFQGPILNSDVAKLFFIIGLFVSLYVGVKLIGQLQQLHFFGQNELLENQIAMKHLKKHLDTTIRDSKLRKTIIRTFELKWLRLQEQGVFRLVAPFTLALRTDILFQFYGKKLVNNSPFFHDSSLFFKNILPLLKFDLIMKGGFLQTINDIGDYLCIVYQGMADVLAPDGTTLQTLQAGSICGNISSTQYARLKLSIVATTHVEILLCKTRVFINLLQYYPELLREFEMLRAKYIYYVPTQPGIVRINELENAQRSKNVFVRVLEPNSHFVIVWTLAFLIFACYFGVILDIYQIGSGDYSMTVFTIQYVSDLMYLAHFLLQDRVAYENEWGYMVYNVKQIKKRNRENKFMLMITIISIFPVDVLIYTLNVVFTNNNSFNGIYRLNRTLKIAYLIKYIQIKSRKLDVNLFLLKLSSISLCSFLIVNVYASIISTISCTIKPNLAPEIPSWDERAEWTSDVIFLEHLPFLHIVWSAFTVSQQQNYVPQGTILIILFIFTMISGYYFYMAACCEVFSIVNGVYVKKGQYLKLYYHIKYFLLTQNLSASLRMKCISICSALWINCEGEMSPRLLEEMSPYLRDATMNCAFKFFVGAHPIWDQCHNDFIRQVTQKIRYRIYYPDEYVQFKGAIDRTMYFIFDGEVHKLMDEYMNNDKIEEILYKGDSFGIEQGLQKRKAHDYSYRCKRTSTILCLHLFEWEYLLKFFPASRQILFNRIIKGEYF; this comes from the exons ATGAAACTGTCCGCTGATCTTTTTAGAAGAGATAAATTAAAGTATATTGATGATGATACAACAACAGCAGTAGaacaaatttgttataaaccCCTCGAAGTAAAACCATGGTTAGTAATTTTTCAACTGCAATCAGAACCAGTTTGGTATATAACATTATCTATAATCACTTACATTATGGTTTTGGATTGTCTTTTTAGCGCGATTAATTTCCAGTGTACAAATCGAAGTCGag aattataTATGATAATTGACGCCGTTTATGTAGTCGATTTAATGTTAGCGGCTGTAGTAAAATTTGcaaaacgattaaaattaactcaatcagaAATCACAAGACGACCGTCATTTGTGGTAATATGCGATATTTACTCATTAATACCCCAAGAATTACTTTATTCTGGTAACGAGAATTATTTGTGTGTAATGAGAGTGAATCGAGCGTTTAGATTCGTTCGATTGGGTTATATGCTATATAAATCTTATAATCATATAAGCAGGCATATTTTGATGTACATCGTTGATTATTCTTTGTTATTTACTTTACTTGGATTTATTAGATTTTGTGTTTATTGCACAATGGCTTGTGGGGGAGAAATTTGTGTAAAATCGGCGTGTGatgctaaaaattttttgagagGATTAATATCATCAATGCAACATATTAACGAACGAAGAGTTGAAAACCAATTATATTACACTCTTGTATGGGCTGTTTATATATTATGTACGGTttctttgggattttttttccGAGGTTTATTCACTGTTCATTTAATTCGTCGAGGTACACATCAACACATTTATATGTATCGCCATAAATTGGTGCGacttagaaataaattatttaacatacCTGAATATATAAGGAATTCGGCCGAAAAGGggtttaaaatatattggGAACAATGTCGTGGTTATTCAAGaagcaaaaatatttttattattttatcccCGGTGATGTTTTCTGAGATATTAATGGATATTAGTTGGCCCGCTTTTAAACATTCGAAATTATTTAGAAGTATGAATTTGCCGTTTTTGCGAGAAGTCTCGTTGTATATggaacaaatttatttattacccGGCGAGATTATTTACAGAAAAGGggaattaaaacaaaagatgATTTACGTCGTTTCCGgtacaatttcgattttatccGAAGAAGACGGCGAAACTCCGATTATTTCTTTCACATCCGGCACGGTAATCGGCGAAACTTCCTTATTTTTATCATCGAAATCGACGAATTTCGTTCAATGCCAAACTTTTTGTCAATTACACATTTtagaacaacaaaaattgtcgaGGATTTCCTCCAAATTTCCTTACGAGTATAAATCGATGAAATCAGCGATTTACGACCGATTTAATTACGCGattgaaagtaataaaatcGTTGCTGGGGTAAAAAACAGTttggatttaaataaaaggaaTATTGATTTTCATACAACGTTTTggttaaaaaacattttgcatTGTTTATTATCGACGAGTGCTGAAGCGGCGGCGCGccacgattttcaaaatattcatttaatGCGGGAATTTAAAGAAGACGATTtaagaaatttgttattttgcGCGAATAATTTGGATATGTTGGTTATTGCGGAAAGAATGAACAAAACTCAAGACACGAATTTCGCAAGATTAAAATTTCCGTATATCCTACACGAAAGTTcgtttattttgaaactttggGAATTATTCATTGTGATTTGGACCttagttttttcttttgcaaTACCCTACATGGTTTTTGCCAGCGACTTTTTACCAACGTGGTATTAccctttaattctttttgggACTTTTGTGTTTATGGTTGATATTTATATACAGATATCGACTACGATTAAAACTCCTTCTGGGGTTATGAACActttgaagaaaataacaacGGTTCGATTTCAATCGTTTGGTTTTTGGTTGgacattttttcttgtttgCCTTTTGAGGTTTTTAACCCAATCGCGGTTGAGGAATTAACGTCGAAAAGTGTGTCAATGATGCATTTAAACCGGGTTTTGAAGATATGGAGGATTGCGAGGTTATTTTCGGCTTGGATGAATAGCTGCACGGCGAATCACGTCGTGGTTATTTATTGCCAATACACTTGgattttttcttatgtaacttTTAGcctttttatgtatttaaagcACACGAATCCTGATTCGGATTTGTTGCATCTCATTTATATAAGCGCCCAATGGGCTAGAGGATTAGAGTTTACTTTAACTGGTTATGTTAAAAACAACACGATTTATACGCTTATTCAGGAATATGTCGGGTTAACAATCTTATCGTTTTATGGCTCAATTTCTTATATTCACGTAATTAAGCATTTCAACGTGTTGAGGGTGCAAGAAATTAGCGCGGGGTTGATTGCGATGGTTAAAAGGAGCAATTTGAAGGCTTATTCCCCAaggattattaattatttgttggtGCAATGGCATTCAAATCGTTGTTACCACCTTTACAATGCCAACACACAACCtgtttatttctcaaaaaccacaTTAGCCGAAACTATCGATACGATGTACGGGGATCAAGTccgaaaaatttcttttttccaaTATCTAAGCGATAATTCCATTTATAACTCGTGCGATATAATGaccgttttaatttttgcccCAAACGAAATTATAACTTACTACGGGGGAATCACAAGTTATAACTACATAGTTATAAACGGTATAGTTGAGATGATTAACTCCCAAGGAGagcaaattaaaatcataaaagacGTTTTTGCTTGTAATTTAATTGAGGTGATGTTGCAGATGCCGAATGCGCATACTTTTAGGGCGATAACCCATTGTATCGTGTTGAGATTTGATCGGACGAAATTTTTTCGGAAATTACTTTATTGCAAGGAAGATTTTGTGAATGTTAAAACGACGTTGAAAGCAAGTACTGATATTAAAATCGCTTTAATTGATATGACTAAAGATGCACCAAGCGAAATAGAAGAAAAGGAGCatgaaaaaaagaattttttcgtGTATCCTTTGATGATGGAAAAAGATAGCTTCCaagaatacgatttttttatccatTACGATCGATTATACCCTTTCGAGTTTTTAAGATACTTCTTTTTGCGCCTTACAATCATTCCGGATGGGACTTTTTTGTATGTGTGGCAATGGATCAGATcagttttcgttttattaacaacGATTTGTTACTTCGTTCCTGTTATAATCGTGGAATACGCTTGGATACTCAACGTTTTAGACGTTCTTGCTTTAATCGACATTTACATCCGTTTACACGTTTGTTTTTACGATAAAAATGGGCTTTTAATAACTCACCCCTTACAAACCGCGAGGAATTACGCCAAATCGGGTTTATTAGTCGATATATTCTCAATAATCCCATTTCGATACATGTTCACCGTTAAACGAGATTGGGGTTTAATGTTAGTAAATATTAACCACTTTTTGCAACTCCacatttatttacaacaaatgAAATACATCCGAACCGATATAGTTAAGCCAGTTTCGAAATGGTACAGCTTATTTTACGTCCCGTTCATTTTGGTTTTATGTAACGGAATGGGGATGTTAATTTTTACGTTGGAATGCACGATAAGTGAGGATTCTAACGAAAATAATGGGATTTATGTTGGTTATACTTGCATTAAAGATTCGATTTTGGAGAATTCGCCTTCTTTGAAGCCAATTTCGTTAACTCGCGCTCATTTGTATTACGTTTATATAAGCACCGTTTTAATGACGAACGTGTCGTTTCAAGGACCAATTTTAAACTCGGACGTTGCTAAATTGTTCTTTATAATTGGACTGTTTGTGAGTTTATACGTAGGAGTTAAATTAATCGGACAACTTCAACAACTTCATTTCTTCGGGCAAAACGAACTGTTAGAGAATCAAATCGCCatgaaacatttaaaaaaacatttagacaCGACGATTCGCGACTCTAAATTACGAAAAACGATTATAAGAACGTTCGAATTGAAATGGTTGCGATTACAAGAGCAAGGCGTTTTTCGGTTGGTTGCGCCGTTTACTTTGGCTTTAAGAACcgatattttgtttcaattttatgGGAAAAAGTTGGTGAATAATTCGCCTTTTTTTCACGACTCCTcgcttttctttaaaaatattttgccgCTTTTAAAGTTCGATTTGATTATGAAAGGGGGATTTTTGCAAACGATTAATGATATCGGCGATTATCTTTGTATAGTTTATCAAGGTATGGCTGATGTTTTAGCGCCGGATGGGACAACTCTTCAAACGTTGCAAGCTGGGAGTATTTGTGGGAATATTTCATCGACGCAATACGCAAGGTTAAAATTAAGCATCGTCGCTACAACTCACGTCGAAATTTTGTTATGCAAAACTCgagttttcattaatttattgcaATATTATCCCGAATTACTTCGAGAATTTGAAATGTTACGGGCGAAATACATTTATTACGTCCCAACGCAACCTGGAATTGTAAGAATTAACGAATTGGAGAACGCGCAACGTTCGAAAAATGTCTTTGTGAGAGTTTTAGAACCAAATAGTCATTTCGTAATAGTTTGGACTTTAGCTTTTCTTATTTTCGCCTGTTATTTCGGCGTgattctcgatatttatcAAATAGGATCTGGCGATTACAGCATGACGGTTTTTACAATACAATACGTTTCTGATTTGATGTATTTGGCGCACTTTTTATTGCAAGATAGAGTAGCTTATGAAAATGAATGGGGTTACATGGTTTACAAtgtgaaacaaataaaaaaacgaaatcgcgaaaacaaatttatgttAATGATAACGATTATTAGCATATTTCCTGttgatgttttaatttatacattaaaCGTTGTTTTTACTAATAACAACAGTTTTAACGGCATTTATAGACTAAACCGAACTTTGAAAATAGCTTATTTAATCAAATACATTCAAATCAAATCCAGAAAATTAGAtgttaacttatttttattaaaactaagtAGTATCTCGCTTTGCTCGTTCTTAATTGTAAATGTTTATGCGAGTATTATATCTACTATTAGTTGTACGATTAAACCAAATCTTGCCCCGGAAATTCCTAGTTGGGATGAAAGAGCTGAATGGACTTCGGATGTAATATTTTTGGAACATTTACCTTTTCTTCATATCGTTTGGTCTGCTTTTACAGTTTcgcaacaacaaaattatgtACCTCAAGgaacgattttaattattcttttcatttttacaaTGATTAgtggttattatttttacatgGCTGCTTGTTGCGAAGTTTTCAGCATAGTTAATGGTGTTTACGTTAAGAAGggacaatatttaaaactttactACCACATCAAATACTTTTTGCTCACTCAAAATCTTTCGGCATCACTTCGAATGAAATGTATAAGTATTTGTAGCGCTTTATGGATTAATTGTGAGGGGGAAATGTCTCCAAGACTTTTAGAAGAAATGTCTCCTTATTTGCGAGACGCCACAATGAATTgtgcttttaaatttttcgttgGTGCTCATCCGATTTGGGATCAATgtcataatgattttattagaCAAGTTACTCAAAAGATTCGGTATAGAATTTATTATCCGGATGAATATGTGCAGTTTAAAGGTGCTATTGATAGAAcgatgtattttatttttgatgggGAAGTACACAAACTTATGGATGAATACATGAATAACGATAAAATAGAGGAAATTTTGTACAAAGGTGATTCTTTTGGGATAGAACAAGGATTGCAAAAAAGAAAAGCTCACGACTATTCTTATCGATGTAAAAGGACTTCTACGATTTTATGCTTACATTTATTCGAATGGGaatatttactaaaatttttcccTGCTTCAagacaaattttattcaacagaattataaaaggagaatatttttaa
- the LOC111424146 gene encoding uncharacterized protein — MHVISRVVNSFGRNVTRRSSGVLFNSKCFSNTTFNQDEQFIKSPLGDVQIPNVNLAEYLLNHIGKFPTKIATQCSFTERKYTYDNLLMKSSNLSKSLRKKLNLQKGDVVAILLPNIPEFPICILGPLLAGLKITTINPSYTSEEIKRQLNDSNAKVLFTLVDFWGKAQEAVKKSLSNIKIITIKTKQSQSTPSGSINFQEFTTEKCDLPEIILSSPDETVFMPYSSGTTGLPKGVELSSKNIISNICQFNHPELCISQIATENHQDISPQLLPLFHIYGFATTLSMLTYGVKIITLPKFERDNYLKVLSQEKPHFMVVVPPIVIFLYASPEVKPVDLSSLRTISCGAAPLGALDEEKFRKKIGRPINVLQGYGLSETSPVVTMVPIQLQGKYPGSMGIPIPNTQVKVVSPDDKKGNHLKPNEIGEIYVKGPQVMKGYHNNPEESEKSFHDGWFKTGDLVKYDENGMFYICDRLKELIKVRGFQVPPAELEEIIRDFPGVVEAAVIGIPDEYNGELPKAFVVKKKEANVDVEKLQEFVASKVARHKHLKGGVVFVESIPKNDSGKILRRKLKELYL, encoded by the exons atgcACGTAATTTCGCGAGTTGTTAATTCGTTCGGACGAAATGTTACAAGAAGATCATCCGGGGtgctttttaattcaaaatgtttcTCAAATACAACTTTTAATCAAGATGAACAATTTATAAAGTCTCCTTTGGGTGATGTTCAAATTCCAAATGTTAATTTAGCGGAGTACTTATTGAATCACATTGGAAAGTTTCCTACAAAAATTGCAACg caATGTAGTTTCACCGAAAGAAAATACACGtacgataatttattaatgaaatcatCAAATCTTAGTAAATCGcttagaaagaaattaaatctaCAAAAAGGAGACGTAGTGGCCATCTTATTACCGAACATCCCCGAGTTTCCCATTTGTATCTTAGGACCATTATTAGCTGGGTTAAAAATAACAACCATTAATCCCTCTTATACATCAg aagaaataaaaaggcAATTAAATGATAGTAATGCAAAAGTATTATTTACTTTAGTTGATTTTTGGGGAAAAGCCCAAGAAGctgttaaaaaatcgttaagtaacattaaaataataacgatAAAAACAAAG CAAAGCCAATCAACACCAAGCGGGTCGattaattttcaagaatttacaacagaaaaatgtgatttacctgaaattattttatcatcACCCGATGAAACGGTTTTTATGCCTTATTCAAGTGGAACGACGGGACTTCCTAAAGGTGTTGAGTTATCtagcaaaaatataatttcaaatatttgcCAATTTAATCATCCTGAACTTTGTATATCTCAAATTGCAACAG AAAATCATCAAGACATCTCTCCACAACTTTTACCACTATTCCACATCTACGGATTCGCAACAACCTTATCTATGTTAACATATggtgttaaaataataactttaccAAAATTCGAAAGAGACAACTACCTTAAAGTATTATCCCAAGAAAAACCTCATTTTATGGTGGTTGTACCTCCGATTGTAATCTTTTTATACGCTTCTCCCGAAGTTAAACCAGTTGATTTAAGTTCATTAAGAACAATAAGTTGTGGGGCAGCCCCATTGGGTGCTTTAGACGAAGAGAAATTTCGTAAAAAGATCGGAAGGCCGATAAATGTGCTACAAGGTTATGGGTTATCTGAAACTTCTCCAGTTGTGACAATGGTTCCGATCCAATTACAAGGAAAATATCCGGGATCTATGGGAATCCCGATTCCCAACACACAAGTTAAAGTCGTTTCTCCCGATGATAAAAAAGGAAATCATTTAAAACCAAACGAAATCGGTGAAATATACGTAAAAGGACCTCAAGTAATGAAAGGGTATCATAACAATCCGGAAGAAAGCGAAAAATCTTTTCATGATGGTTGGTTTAAAACTGGGGATTTAGTGAAATATGATGAAAATGGAATGTTTTACATTTGCGATcgtttaaaagaattaattaaagttcgAGGGTTTCAAGTTCCACCGGCGGAACTCGAAGAGATTATAAGGGATTTTCCGGGTGTGGTTGAAGCGGCCGTTATTGGAATTCCGGACGAATATAACGGGGAGTTACCGAAAGCTTTCGTcgttaaaaagaaagaagcaAACGTTGATGtggaaaaattacaagaattTGTTGCCTCGAAAGTTGCCCGACATAAACATTTAAAGGGCGGTGTTGTTTTTGTAGAAAGTATTCCTAAAAATGACTCAGGGAAAATACTTAGACGGAAACTTAAAGAGTTGTATTTATAA